A window of Lysobacter terrestris contains these coding sequences:
- a CDS encoding DUF6988 family protein — protein sequence MNQNIELVLQHSAALHTELDDLWGSFLLPSSDRGRVVAGYCSIVREHVLSQQRLLTFGFDVTAVTLVRPSFESLVRAIWSLKGASEEWIREFLTPPAPEVDARDETIKGPPVDSMLAVIAKHHPQWVHQSLSALKDETWKPMHSYVHGGIRPVLHVLLGCPDPQRVSLVLNGNGFFILATNVLQMACGGAPGRIAEIQRRFARCLPPQSSAGST from the coding sequence ATGAATCAGAACATTGAACTAGTGCTCCAGCACTCCGCAGCATTGCACACAGAGCTGGATGACTTATGGGGAAGCTTCCTTCTGCCATCGTCCGACCGCGGGAGGGTGGTCGCCGGCTACTGCTCGATAGTGCGTGAGCATGTATTGAGTCAGCAACGCTTGTTGACGTTCGGTTTTGATGTGACCGCAGTCACCCTGGTTCGCCCATCGTTCGAATCGCTGGTACGCGCGATCTGGAGCCTGAAGGGGGCGAGCGAAGAATGGATACGGGAGTTTCTGACGCCTCCGGCGCCTGAGGTAGATGCTAGAGACGAGACCATTAAGGGGCCTCCTGTCGATTCCATGCTCGCGGTGATCGCGAAGCACCATCCTCAGTGGGTACATCAGTCGCTTTCAGCGCTCAAAGACGAGACGTGGAAGCCCATGCACTCCTATGTCCATGGCGGAATTCGTCCCGTGCTTCATGTTCTGCTGGGCTGTCCGGATCCTCAAAGAGTTTCTCTCGTCCTCAACGGAAACGGCTTTTTCATACTTGCAACCAACGTCCTGCAAATGGCGTGCGGCGGCGCTCCAGGGAGGATTGCAGAGATCCAACGCCGTTTTGCTCGATGCCTTCCACCCCAGTCATCTGCTGGCTCTACGTAG
- a CDS encoding UvrD-helicase domain-containing protein, which produces MIRIPELTPELLDELGKSLGGCTFDDENQIRFLRTVDSCEVQAAPGNGKTTLLIAKLALLSRTWTSRVQGVCVISHTNAARDEVEKALLGHAAASVFLGYPHFIGTVTAFLHQYLALPYLRGLGWSVERIDDDAFAAAAKRAMRGKASLVKRTKQRKGLFARQTETWASNLELADDFTCMAGQPPDRLKVRALRGQHGPNTDCGSDLESLKAELVNQGIYRFGDLVALAKKALDLSPNLADRIRRRFPLVLLDEAQDTSGSQLQILNTLFGNGGAAYQRLGDRNQTLYESFAEEDTLWAPAAAVIPLNRTRRFGSEIAAFASSLTTRHRQQIQGEPGLPCRRTLLLFDQASIDRVHPAYVEEIQAHWPNPPGPPAALWAVASRHSSYRPRGAWLPKSLVDYYPSYRADSSSSEQAETLCRMMQKASLLHAGGGQPRASLAFAESALVRYLRLYGCTAENGGRIHNANLWRIPRFSEDRCRSLAVRRLFRDSILMGTSAWAKNEWESFCDRLKACLGLGDASGDKDALKLFLEFSDREAMTASTPTQSAKFAQIDGLSVHLGSIHSVKGRTVDAVLLVESEIWKGNKAEDKCMDLETILPHAFGIEECDFSGNDAHLTAATNAFVGVTRARQVLALAVRKSAVSAQLLAAARDQGWIVHDLTLAPAS; this is translated from the coding sequence TTGATCCGGATTCCAGAGCTGACGCCGGAGTTGCTCGATGAGTTGGGAAAGTCGTTGGGCGGCTGCACGTTCGATGACGAGAATCAGATTCGCTTCCTGCGTACGGTGGACTCATGCGAGGTCCAAGCGGCGCCCGGCAATGGCAAAACGACGTTGTTGATTGCGAAGTTGGCCCTGTTGTCGCGGACCTGGACATCGCGTGTGCAGGGGGTATGCGTCATCTCGCATACAAACGCGGCGCGCGACGAAGTCGAAAAGGCTCTGCTAGGGCATGCGGCGGCCTCGGTGTTTCTCGGCTACCCACATTTCATCGGGACGGTGACAGCCTTCTTGCACCAATACCTCGCCTTGCCTTACCTGCGGGGTCTGGGCTGGTCGGTAGAGCGTATCGACGATGATGCATTTGCCGCTGCGGCCAAGCGGGCGATGCGCGGTAAGGCCAGCCTCGTCAAGCGGACCAAACAGCGGAAAGGGCTGTTCGCACGCCAAACCGAGACCTGGGCTTCCAATCTGGAGCTGGCCGATGATTTTACGTGTATGGCAGGTCAGCCACCGGACCGTCTGAAGGTGCGTGCGCTGCGAGGCCAGCACGGCCCCAATACTGATTGCGGTTCCGATCTGGAGTCCTTAAAGGCTGAACTAGTCAACCAGGGCATATACCGGTTCGGTGACTTGGTTGCCTTGGCAAAGAAGGCGCTCGACCTGTCTCCTAATCTCGCTGATCGGATCCGTCGGCGTTTTCCGCTGGTTCTGCTCGACGAAGCGCAGGACACAAGCGGCAGTCAGTTGCAAATCCTAAATACGTTGTTCGGGAACGGCGGGGCCGCCTATCAGAGGTTAGGCGATCGGAACCAGACGCTATACGAAAGCTTCGCCGAGGAGGACACCCTCTGGGCGCCGGCGGCTGCGGTCATACCCCTAAACCGAACCCGACGGTTCGGCTCGGAAATCGCCGCGTTTGCCAGCAGTCTTACTACCCGACATCGGCAGCAGATTCAGGGCGAGCCAGGCCTTCCCTGCCGGCGCACCTTGCTGTTGTTTGACCAAGCGTCGATCGATCGCGTGCATCCGGCCTATGTCGAGGAGATTCAAGCGCACTGGCCGAACCCGCCTGGCCCGCCGGCGGCGTTGTGGGCCGTTGCATCGCGTCATAGCAGCTATCGTCCGCGAGGGGCTTGGTTGCCAAAAAGCCTGGTGGACTACTATCCAAGCTATCGGGCCGACAGTTCATCTTCGGAACAAGCTGAAACTCTGTGCAGAATGATGCAGAAGGCTTCGTTGCTGCACGCTGGTGGCGGGCAGCCACGCGCATCGCTGGCCTTCGCCGAGTCTGCACTGGTGCGCTACTTGCGACTGTATGGCTGCACGGCCGAGAACGGAGGGCGTATCCACAATGCAAACCTGTGGCGCATTCCGCGGTTCTCCGAGGATCGGTGTCGCAGCTTGGCTGTGCGACGCCTTTTCCGCGACAGCATCCTGATGGGAACTTCTGCATGGGCGAAGAACGAGTGGGAATCGTTCTGCGATCGCCTGAAAGCTTGCTTGGGTTTGGGCGATGCGTCCGGCGACAAAGATGCCCTCAAGTTGTTCCTAGAGTTTTCGGACCGTGAGGCTATGACGGCGTCGACACCGACGCAGTCGGCCAAGTTTGCGCAGATTGATGGTCTGTCTGTGCACTTGGGCTCCATCCATTCGGTCAAGGGCCGGACTGTTGACGCCGTGCTGTTGGTTGAGTCCGAGATCTGGAAGGGCAACAAAGCAGAAGACAAATGCATGGACCTGGAGACAATCCTTCCCCACGCATTCGGAATCGAAGAATGCGATTTCAGCGGAAACGACGCCCACCTTACTGCTGCTACCAATGCATTCGTCGGAGTGACACGGGCCCGCCAGGTACTAGCTTTAGCGGTGCGAAAATCAGCTGTGTCGGCGCAACTTCTGGCCGCAGCGCGTGACCAGGGCTGGATTGTGCACGATCTCACTTTGGCCCCAGCCAGCTGA
- a CDS encoding ATP-dependent nuclease, whose product MYVSEIHIRGFRCFSADSPLTLKLRSGLNILAGPNDAGKTAIIDAPRHVLWTRGDDFVRLDPGDFHVSAGGERATEMLIRCSFEGLEPDEEARFLEWCTNENGVLRLYVCLRASLRKQSGGGFAVATQYRAGRDADGLPLEGELREYLKATYLKPLRDAERELRSGRRSRLSRILGALPVMASQSKASATGETATLVDVMKRTDDDIDDNNGVTKVEEAVNSTFLDKLSFANDQLTATLGLGAKGSFEQLLERMELYLDPPAGHTERVARGLGYNNLLFMAAELLLLESHPEQVPFLLIEEPEAHLHPQHQTLFMQLLEEHTVPPKTGEDRKQVQILLTTHSPQLAAGAHLENVTLVVNQSTFSLDKGQTKLEDDDYTFLRRFLDATKANLFFARGLLIIEGDAENLLLPTVARKLGRPLGKHGVSIVNVGHRGLFRYSRILQRLDDRILPIPIALIPDRDIPPDAAKGMIRTGRRTESDYSAAELADHMATLRADEGGCVKAFPSEQWTLEYDLARTAELAVMVHQAVMLAKRPAGKTSEQIKDDAAKQIATWRGEAGSTDEAIAARIYEPMLKKSVSKAQVAEQMAKLIDELPDDAVTFRRKLPNYLVKAVDYVTSATPHPEDSAAEADEAAEAES is encoded by the coding sequence ATGTACGTATCGGAGATCCATATTCGTGGTTTTCGCTGCTTCAGTGCGGACAGTCCTCTAACGCTCAAGCTTCGCTCGGGCCTAAATATTCTCGCGGGCCCGAACGATGCAGGAAAAACCGCGATCATTGACGCGCCCCGTCATGTGCTTTGGACGCGTGGCGATGATTTTGTGCGCCTCGATCCCGGCGACTTCCACGTGAGCGCCGGCGGCGAGCGAGCCACGGAAATGCTAATCAGGTGCAGCTTCGAGGGCCTGGAACCTGATGAAGAAGCCCGCTTCCTTGAGTGGTGCACCAACGAAAATGGCGTCCTTCGACTTTATGTTTGCTTACGTGCCTCCCTGCGTAAACAATCCGGCGGCGGTTTCGCCGTTGCGACTCAGTACCGCGCCGGCCGCGACGCCGACGGGTTGCCCCTCGAAGGTGAACTGCGCGAATACCTGAAGGCGACCTACCTCAAGCCGCTGCGTGACGCGGAGCGAGAACTGCGCTCCGGCCGGCGTTCTCGCTTGTCACGCATCCTTGGCGCCCTGCCAGTGATGGCCTCACAGTCGAAGGCGTCCGCAACTGGGGAAACTGCCACCTTAGTCGACGTGATGAAGCGCACCGACGACGACATCGACGATAACAACGGCGTCACCAAGGTGGAGGAGGCTGTCAACAGCACTTTCTTGGATAAGCTCTCGTTCGCGAACGACCAACTGACCGCCACCTTGGGCCTTGGGGCCAAGGGATCGTTCGAGCAGCTTCTTGAACGCATGGAGCTTTATCTGGATCCGCCCGCTGGTCACACCGAGCGAGTTGCTCGCGGCCTGGGCTACAACAACCTGCTGTTCATGGCTGCGGAGCTATTGCTACTTGAATCGCATCCCGAGCAAGTGCCATTTCTTCTGATCGAAGAGCCGGAGGCGCATCTCCATCCGCAGCATCAGACCCTGTTTATGCAGTTGCTGGAGGAGCACACCGTTCCGCCCAAAACTGGCGAGGATCGCAAGCAGGTGCAGATCCTGTTGACGACCCATAGTCCGCAGCTGGCCGCCGGAGCGCACCTCGAAAACGTGACCCTGGTAGTGAACCAAAGCACCTTCTCCTTGGACAAGGGGCAAACCAAGCTGGAAGACGACGACTACACGTTTCTTCGCCGTTTCCTCGACGCCACCAAAGCCAATCTATTTTTTGCCCGTGGCCTGCTGATCATCGAGGGCGACGCGGAGAATCTGCTGCTGCCAACAGTTGCTCGAAAGCTAGGTCGTCCGCTGGGCAAGCATGGCGTCTCGATTGTCAATGTCGGGCATCGGGGGCTATTTCGCTACAGTCGCATCTTGCAGCGGCTGGACGACAGAATTCTGCCAATTCCCATCGCCCTAATCCCGGATCGGGACATCCCGCCAGACGCGGCGAAGGGCATGATCCGCACGGGTCGGCGCACTGAGAGCGACTACTCCGCTGCTGAGCTTGCCGACCATATGGCCACATTGAGGGCGGACGAAGGTGGCTGCGTAAAAGCCTTTCCGTCGGAGCAATGGACACTGGAATATGACCTGGCACGCACAGCGGAGTTGGCGGTGATGGTCCACCAAGCGGTGATGCTGGCGAAGCGACCGGCCGGCAAGACCTCGGAGCAGATCAAAGACGATGCGGCCAAGCAAATTGCGACTTGGCGTGGAGAGGCCGGCAGCACGGATGAGGCCATTGCCGCGCGCATTTACGAGCCGATGCTTAAGAAGAGCGTGTCCAAGGCTCAGGTTGCCGAGCAGATGGCGAAGTTAATCGACGAGCTGCCGGACGATGCTGTGACATTTCGCAGAAAGCTACCGAACTATCTGGTGAAAGCGGTGGACTACGTCACCTCTGCAACCCCGCATCCGGAGGACTCCGCTGCAGAGGCTGACGAGGCTGCGGAGGCGGAGTCTTGA